A genomic segment from Bos taurus isolate L1 Dominette 01449 registration number 42190680 breed Hereford chromosome 1, ARS-UCD2.0, whole genome shotgun sequence encodes:
- the ASTE1 gene encoding single-strand DNA endonuclease ASTE1 isoform X3 translates to MIMGIRGLMSFVEDHSNEFFTDVKLRDTKIIIDGYALFHRLYFSSNLELRYGGDYDSFTDVVQKFFESLFACKICPYVVLDGGCDISDKKLNTLKDRAREKIQMAHSLSVGGGGYVCPLLIREVFIQVLTKLQVCFVQCFSEADRDIMTLANHWNCPVLSSDSDFCIFDLKSGFCPLNGFQWRNVNTIKGTRDRYIPAKCFFLDALCCHFGIMNKTLLPLFAVLCGNDHVNLPVMETFLSKVRFPLGAANSKGRRHHRVLGLLNWLSRFADPTEALDSVLNHLPKKRRGTVKELLCRSMEEYVQAQGRLQDFFQHGAYTCPDTWNPGLPPWVLAALARGQLSPFISDALVLRRTILHTQVENMQRPNAHRISLPIRQVIYGLLVNALPHVRNVAWDALPPQPPTFSEVERINKNIKTSIVNAVELPKDHSDLSKLTELSLASRQMLLLETLKVKQSLLDPVPAALKLPVAVSCYWVQHAEATLKLHHLQALLLGMLLGPLRAMASSPEEKAGRGGGAETLYAELQRVKAPPGTRLDLDTAHVFCQWQCCLQMGLYLNQLLSTPLPEPDLTRLYSGSLVHGLCRQLLTSASVESLLRLCPEAQQLYEHLFSATRSCAPAELFLPKGKV, encoded by the exons ATGATCATGGGTATCCGAGGTCTAATGAGTTTTGTAGAAGATCATAGTAATGAGTTCTTCACTGATGTTAAGTTGCGAGACACAAAAATTATCATTGACGGTTATGCCCTCTTCCACCGGCTTTACTTCAGTTCAAACTTGGAGCTGCGGTATGGAGGGGACTATGATTCTTTTACAGATGTTGTACAAAAATTCTTTGAATCACTATTTGCTTGTAAAATCTGTCCATATGTTGTCTTAGATGGAGGATGTGACATTTCAGATAAGAAGCTTAACACTTTAAAGGATCGAGCTAGGGAGAAGATCCAGATGGCCCATTCCCTTTCTGTTGGAGGGGGTGGGTATGTGTGCCCCTTACTCATCCGAGAGGTGTTCATACAGGTTCTGACCAAGCTGCAGGTATGTTTCGTCCAGTGCTTTTCGGAAGCAGATCGGGACATTATGACCCTTGCTAATCACTGGAATTGCCCCGTCTTATCATCTGATAGTGACTTTTGCATTTTTGATCTGAAAAGTGGGTTTTGCCCATTGAATGGCTTTCAGTGGAGAAATGTGAACACCATCAAGGGCACACGAGACCGCTACATCCCTGCCAAGTGCTTTTTCCTCGATGCGCTGTGCTGTCACTTTGGCATTATGAACAAAACGCTGCTGCCTCTTTTCGCGGTGCTCTGTGGAAATGACCACGTTAATCTGCCTGTCATGGAGACGTTCTTGAGTAAAGTACGATTCCCTCTTGGGGCTGCCAATTCTAAGGGTAGGAGACATCACCGAGTGCTGGGACTTCTAAATTGGTTGTCTCGTTTCGCTGACCCTACTGAAGCATTAGACAGCGTTCTGAACCATCTCCCCAAAAAGAGACGAGGAACCGTGAAGGAACTTCTGTGCAGATCCATGGAGGAGTACGTGCAGGCCCAGGGAAGGCTTCAGGACTTCTTCCAGCATGGTGCTTACACCTGCCCAGACACCTGGAATCCCGGTTTACCACCATGGGTGCTTGCGGCCTTAGCCAGGGGCCAACTGTCCCCTTTCATCAGTGATGCTCTGGTGCTGAGACGGACCATTCTCCACACACAGGTGGAAAACATGCAGCGACCAAACGCCCACAGAATCTCTCTGCCCATCCGGCAAGTCATCTATGGGCTCCTCGTGAATGCTCTTCCACATGTACGTAATGTGGCCTGGGATGCACTGCCTCCTCAGCCTCCAACTTTCAGCGAAGTAGAAAGgattaataaaaatatcaaaacatcAATTGTTAATGCAGTAGAACTACCCAAGGATCATTCTGACTTAAGCAAATTGACTGAG CTCTCCTTGGCTAGCCGGCAGATGCTTCTGTTAGAAACGCTGAAGGTGAAACAGAGCCTCCTGGACCCAGTCCCTGCCGCGCTGAAGTTGCCTGTCGCTGTCAGCTGCTACTGGGTACAGCACGCAGAGGCCACGCTGAAGCTGCATCACCTCCAGGCCCTGCTGCTGGGGATGCTGCTGGGGCCCTTGCGTGCCATGGCCAGCAGCCCTG AGGAGAAAGCTGGGCGGGGCGGTGGAGCTGAGACGCTGTATGCAGAGCTGCAGAGAGTGAAGGCACCTCCGGGCACACGGCTGGACCTGGACACCGCTCACGTCTTCTGTCAGTGGCAGTGTTGCCTGCAGATGGGGCTGTATCTCAACCAACTGCTGTCCACGCCTCTTCCGGAGCCAGACCTAACTCG ACTGTACAGTGGCAGCCTGGTGCATGGTCTGTGCCGACAACTACTGACATCGGCCTCGGTGGAGAGCCTCCTGCGCTTGTGTCCTGAGGCCCAGCAACTCTACGAACATCTGTTCAGTGCCACAAGATCCTGTGCCCCTGCTGAACTATTCCTACCAAAGG GAAAGGTCTAG
- the ASTE1 gene encoding single-strand DNA endonuclease ASTE1 isoform X1 has translation MIMGIRGLMSFVEDHSNEFFTDVKLRDTKIIIDGYALFHRLYFSSNLELRYGGDYDSFTDVVQKFFESLFACKICPYVVLDGGCDISDKKLNTLKDRAREKIQMAHSLSVGGGGYVCPLLIREVFIQVLTKLQVCFVQCFSEADRDIMTLANHWNCPVLSSDSDFCIFDLKSGFCPLNGFQWRNVNTIKGTRDRYIPAKCFFLDALCCHFGIMNKTLLPLFAVLCGNDHVNLPVMETFLSKVRFPLGAANSKGRRHHRVLGLLNWLSRFADPTEALDSVLNHLPKKRRGTVKELLCRSMEEYVQAQGRLQDFFQHGAYTCPDTWNPGLPPWVLAALARGQLSPFISDALVLRRTILHTQVENMQRPNAHRISLPIRQVIYGLLVNALPHVRNVAWDALPPQPPTFSEVERINKNIKTSIVNAVELPKDHSDLSKLTELSLASRQMLLLETLKVKQSLLDPVPAALKLPVAVSCYWVQHAEATLKLHHLQALLLGMLLGPLRAMASSPEEKAGRGGGAETLYAELQRVKAPPGTRLDLDTAHVFCQWQCCLQMGLYLNQLLSTPLPEPDLTRLYSGSLVHGLCRQLLTSASVESLLRLCPEAQQLYEHLFSATRSCAPAELFLPKGKLNSKRRKQKKSGISWSENRVGTTLNARSWHEGSNPFELLMVETLENEEAPELK, from the exons ATGATCATGGGTATCCGAGGTCTAATGAGTTTTGTAGAAGATCATAGTAATGAGTTCTTCACTGATGTTAAGTTGCGAGACACAAAAATTATCATTGACGGTTATGCCCTCTTCCACCGGCTTTACTTCAGTTCAAACTTGGAGCTGCGGTATGGAGGGGACTATGATTCTTTTACAGATGTTGTACAAAAATTCTTTGAATCACTATTTGCTTGTAAAATCTGTCCATATGTTGTCTTAGATGGAGGATGTGACATTTCAGATAAGAAGCTTAACACTTTAAAGGATCGAGCTAGGGAGAAGATCCAGATGGCCCATTCCCTTTCTGTTGGAGGGGGTGGGTATGTGTGCCCCTTACTCATCCGAGAGGTGTTCATACAGGTTCTGACCAAGCTGCAGGTATGTTTCGTCCAGTGCTTTTCGGAAGCAGATCGGGACATTATGACCCTTGCTAATCACTGGAATTGCCCCGTCTTATCATCTGATAGTGACTTTTGCATTTTTGATCTGAAAAGTGGGTTTTGCCCATTGAATGGCTTTCAGTGGAGAAATGTGAACACCATCAAGGGCACACGAGACCGCTACATCCCTGCCAAGTGCTTTTTCCTCGATGCGCTGTGCTGTCACTTTGGCATTATGAACAAAACGCTGCTGCCTCTTTTCGCGGTGCTCTGTGGAAATGACCACGTTAATCTGCCTGTCATGGAGACGTTCTTGAGTAAAGTACGATTCCCTCTTGGGGCTGCCAATTCTAAGGGTAGGAGACATCACCGAGTGCTGGGACTTCTAAATTGGTTGTCTCGTTTCGCTGACCCTACTGAAGCATTAGACAGCGTTCTGAACCATCTCCCCAAAAAGAGACGAGGAACCGTGAAGGAACTTCTGTGCAGATCCATGGAGGAGTACGTGCAGGCCCAGGGAAGGCTTCAGGACTTCTTCCAGCATGGTGCTTACACCTGCCCAGACACCTGGAATCCCGGTTTACCACCATGGGTGCTTGCGGCCTTAGCCAGGGGCCAACTGTCCCCTTTCATCAGTGATGCTCTGGTGCTGAGACGGACCATTCTCCACACACAGGTGGAAAACATGCAGCGACCAAACGCCCACAGAATCTCTCTGCCCATCCGGCAAGTCATCTATGGGCTCCTCGTGAATGCTCTTCCACATGTACGTAATGTGGCCTGGGATGCACTGCCTCCTCAGCCTCCAACTTTCAGCGAAGTAGAAAGgattaataaaaatatcaaaacatcAATTGTTAATGCAGTAGAACTACCCAAGGATCATTCTGACTTAAGCAAATTGACTGAG CTCTCCTTGGCTAGCCGGCAGATGCTTCTGTTAGAAACGCTGAAGGTGAAACAGAGCCTCCTGGACCCAGTCCCTGCCGCGCTGAAGTTGCCTGTCGCTGTCAGCTGCTACTGGGTACAGCACGCAGAGGCCACGCTGAAGCTGCATCACCTCCAGGCCCTGCTGCTGGGGATGCTGCTGGGGCCCTTGCGTGCCATGGCCAGCAGCCCTG AGGAGAAAGCTGGGCGGGGCGGTGGAGCTGAGACGCTGTATGCAGAGCTGCAGAGAGTGAAGGCACCTCCGGGCACACGGCTGGACCTGGACACCGCTCACGTCTTCTGTCAGTGGCAGTGTTGCCTGCAGATGGGGCTGTATCTCAACCAACTGCTGTCCACGCCTCTTCCGGAGCCAGACCTAACTCG ACTGTACAGTGGCAGCCTGGTGCATGGTCTGTGCCGACAACTACTGACATCGGCCTCGGTGGAGAGCCTCCTGCGCTTGTGTCCTGAGGCCCAGCAACTCTACGAACATCTGTTCAGTGCCACAAGATCCTGTGCCCCTGCTGAACTATTCCTACCAAAGGGTAAATTAAattcaaaaagaagaaagcagaagaaatCAGGTATCAGCTGGTCAGAGAACAGAGTGGGAACCACCCTGAACGCCAGGAGTTGGCATGAAGGAAGCAATCCGTTTGAGCTGTTGATGGTGGAGACCTTGGAGAACGAGGAGGCCCCAGAGCTCAAATAA
- the ASTE1 gene encoding single-strand DNA endonuclease ASTE1 isoform X4 has protein sequence MIMGIRGLMSFVEDHSNEFFTDVKLRDTKIIIDGYALFHRLYFSSNLELRYGGDYDSFTDVVQKFFESLFACKICPYVVLDGGCDISDKKLNTLKDRAREKIQMAHSLSVGGGGYVCPLLIREVFIQVLTKLQVCFVQCFSEADRDIMTLANHWNCPVLSSDSDFCIFDLKSGFCPLNGFQWRNVNTIKGTRDRYIPAKCFFLDALCCHFGIMNKTLLPLFAVLCGNDHVNLPVMETFLSKVRFPLGAANSKGRRHHRVLGLLNWLSRFADPTEALDSVLNHLPKKRRGTVKELLCRSMEEYVQAQGRLQDFFQHGAYTCPDTWNPGLPPWVLAALARGQLSPFISDALVLRRTILHTQVENMQRPNAHRISLPIRQVIYGLLVNALPHVRNVAWDALPPQPPTFSEVERINKNIKTSIVNAVELPKDHSDLSKLTELSLASRQMLLLETLKVKQSLLDPVPAALKLPVAVSCYWVQHAEATLKLHHLQALLLGMLLGPLRAMASSPEEKAGRGGGAETLYAELQRVKAPPGTRLDLDTAHVFCQWQCCLQMGLYLNQLLSTPLPEPDLTRKKQLTRRKSIQGDEDR, from the exons ATGATCATGGGTATCCGAGGTCTAATGAGTTTTGTAGAAGATCATAGTAATGAGTTCTTCACTGATGTTAAGTTGCGAGACACAAAAATTATCATTGACGGTTATGCCCTCTTCCACCGGCTTTACTTCAGTTCAAACTTGGAGCTGCGGTATGGAGGGGACTATGATTCTTTTACAGATGTTGTACAAAAATTCTTTGAATCACTATTTGCTTGTAAAATCTGTCCATATGTTGTCTTAGATGGAGGATGTGACATTTCAGATAAGAAGCTTAACACTTTAAAGGATCGAGCTAGGGAGAAGATCCAGATGGCCCATTCCCTTTCTGTTGGAGGGGGTGGGTATGTGTGCCCCTTACTCATCCGAGAGGTGTTCATACAGGTTCTGACCAAGCTGCAGGTATGTTTCGTCCAGTGCTTTTCGGAAGCAGATCGGGACATTATGACCCTTGCTAATCACTGGAATTGCCCCGTCTTATCATCTGATAGTGACTTTTGCATTTTTGATCTGAAAAGTGGGTTTTGCCCATTGAATGGCTTTCAGTGGAGAAATGTGAACACCATCAAGGGCACACGAGACCGCTACATCCCTGCCAAGTGCTTTTTCCTCGATGCGCTGTGCTGTCACTTTGGCATTATGAACAAAACGCTGCTGCCTCTTTTCGCGGTGCTCTGTGGAAATGACCACGTTAATCTGCCTGTCATGGAGACGTTCTTGAGTAAAGTACGATTCCCTCTTGGGGCTGCCAATTCTAAGGGTAGGAGACATCACCGAGTGCTGGGACTTCTAAATTGGTTGTCTCGTTTCGCTGACCCTACTGAAGCATTAGACAGCGTTCTGAACCATCTCCCCAAAAAGAGACGAGGAACCGTGAAGGAACTTCTGTGCAGATCCATGGAGGAGTACGTGCAGGCCCAGGGAAGGCTTCAGGACTTCTTCCAGCATGGTGCTTACACCTGCCCAGACACCTGGAATCCCGGTTTACCACCATGGGTGCTTGCGGCCTTAGCCAGGGGCCAACTGTCCCCTTTCATCAGTGATGCTCTGGTGCTGAGACGGACCATTCTCCACACACAGGTGGAAAACATGCAGCGACCAAACGCCCACAGAATCTCTCTGCCCATCCGGCAAGTCATCTATGGGCTCCTCGTGAATGCTCTTCCACATGTACGTAATGTGGCCTGGGATGCACTGCCTCCTCAGCCTCCAACTTTCAGCGAAGTAGAAAGgattaataaaaatatcaaaacatcAATTGTTAATGCAGTAGAACTACCCAAGGATCATTCTGACTTAAGCAAATTGACTGAG CTCTCCTTGGCTAGCCGGCAGATGCTTCTGTTAGAAACGCTGAAGGTGAAACAGAGCCTCCTGGACCCAGTCCCTGCCGCGCTGAAGTTGCCTGTCGCTGTCAGCTGCTACTGGGTACAGCACGCAGAGGCCACGCTGAAGCTGCATCACCTCCAGGCCCTGCTGCTGGGGATGCTGCTGGGGCCCTTGCGTGCCATGGCCAGCAGCCCTG AGGAGAAAGCTGGGCGGGGCGGTGGAGCTGAGACGCTGTATGCAGAGCTGCAGAGAGTGAAGGCACCTCCGGGCACACGGCTGGACCTGGACACCGCTCACGTCTTCTGTCAGTGGCAGTGTTGCCTGCAGATGGGGCTGTATCTCAACCAACTGCTGTCCACGCCTCTTCCGGAGCCAGACCTAACTCG GAAGAAGCAACTGACAAGAAGGAAGTCCATCCAAGGGGATGAGGACAGGTAA
- the ASTE1 gene encoding single-strand DNA endonuclease ASTE1 isoform X2 — MSSSLMLSCETQKLSLTVMPSSTGFTSVQTWSCDGGCDISDKKLNTLKDRAREKIQMAHSLSVGGGGYVCPLLIREVFIQVLTKLQVCFVQCFSEADRDIMTLANHWNCPVLSSDSDFCIFDLKSGFCPLNGFQWRNVNTIKGTRDRYIPAKCFFLDALCCHFGIMNKTLLPLFAVLCGNDHVNLPVMETFLSKVRFPLGAANSKGRRHHRVLGLLNWLSRFADPTEALDSVLNHLPKKRRGTVKELLCRSMEEYVQAQGRLQDFFQHGAYTCPDTWNPGLPPWVLAALARGQLSPFISDALVLRRTILHTQVENMQRPNAHRISLPIRQVIYGLLVNALPHVRNVAWDALPPQPPTFSEVERINKNIKTSIVNAVELPKDHSDLSKLTELSLASRQMLLLETLKVKQSLLDPVPAALKLPVAVSCYWVQHAEATLKLHHLQALLLGMLLGPLRAMASSPEEKAGRGGGAETLYAELQRVKAPPGTRLDLDTAHVFCQWQCCLQMGLYLNQLLSTPLPEPDLTRLYSGSLVHGLCRQLLTSASVESLLRLCPEAQQLYEHLFSATRSCAPAELFLPKGKLNSKRRKQKKSGISWSENRVGTTLNARSWHEGSNPFELLMVETLENEEAPELK, encoded by the exons ATGAGTTCTTCACTGATGTTAAGTTGCGAGACACAAAAATTATCATTGACGGTTATGCCCTCTTCCACCGGCTTTACTTCAGTTCAAACTTGGAGCTGCG ATGGAGGATGTGACATTTCAGATAAGAAGCTTAACACTTTAAAGGATCGAGCTAGGGAGAAGATCCAGATGGCCCATTCCCTTTCTGTTGGAGGGGGTGGGTATGTGTGCCCCTTACTCATCCGAGAGGTGTTCATACAGGTTCTGACCAAGCTGCAGGTATGTTTCGTCCAGTGCTTTTCGGAAGCAGATCGGGACATTATGACCCTTGCTAATCACTGGAATTGCCCCGTCTTATCATCTGATAGTGACTTTTGCATTTTTGATCTGAAAAGTGGGTTTTGCCCATTGAATGGCTTTCAGTGGAGAAATGTGAACACCATCAAGGGCACACGAGACCGCTACATCCCTGCCAAGTGCTTTTTCCTCGATGCGCTGTGCTGTCACTTTGGCATTATGAACAAAACGCTGCTGCCTCTTTTCGCGGTGCTCTGTGGAAATGACCACGTTAATCTGCCTGTCATGGAGACGTTCTTGAGTAAAGTACGATTCCCTCTTGGGGCTGCCAATTCTAAGGGTAGGAGACATCACCGAGTGCTGGGACTTCTAAATTGGTTGTCTCGTTTCGCTGACCCTACTGAAGCATTAGACAGCGTTCTGAACCATCTCCCCAAAAAGAGACGAGGAACCGTGAAGGAACTTCTGTGCAGATCCATGGAGGAGTACGTGCAGGCCCAGGGAAGGCTTCAGGACTTCTTCCAGCATGGTGCTTACACCTGCCCAGACACCTGGAATCCCGGTTTACCACCATGGGTGCTTGCGGCCTTAGCCAGGGGCCAACTGTCCCCTTTCATCAGTGATGCTCTGGTGCTGAGACGGACCATTCTCCACACACAGGTGGAAAACATGCAGCGACCAAACGCCCACAGAATCTCTCTGCCCATCCGGCAAGTCATCTATGGGCTCCTCGTGAATGCTCTTCCACATGTACGTAATGTGGCCTGGGATGCACTGCCTCCTCAGCCTCCAACTTTCAGCGAAGTAGAAAGgattaataaaaatatcaaaacatcAATTGTTAATGCAGTAGAACTACCCAAGGATCATTCTGACTTAAGCAAATTGACTGAG CTCTCCTTGGCTAGCCGGCAGATGCTTCTGTTAGAAACGCTGAAGGTGAAACAGAGCCTCCTGGACCCAGTCCCTGCCGCGCTGAAGTTGCCTGTCGCTGTCAGCTGCTACTGGGTACAGCACGCAGAGGCCACGCTGAAGCTGCATCACCTCCAGGCCCTGCTGCTGGGGATGCTGCTGGGGCCCTTGCGTGCCATGGCCAGCAGCCCTG AGGAGAAAGCTGGGCGGGGCGGTGGAGCTGAGACGCTGTATGCAGAGCTGCAGAGAGTGAAGGCACCTCCGGGCACACGGCTGGACCTGGACACCGCTCACGTCTTCTGTCAGTGGCAGTGTTGCCTGCAGATGGGGCTGTATCTCAACCAACTGCTGTCCACGCCTCTTCCGGAGCCAGACCTAACTCG ACTGTACAGTGGCAGCCTGGTGCATGGTCTGTGCCGACAACTACTGACATCGGCCTCGGTGGAGAGCCTCCTGCGCTTGTGTCCTGAGGCCCAGCAACTCTACGAACATCTGTTCAGTGCCACAAGATCCTGTGCCCCTGCTGAACTATTCCTACCAAAGGGTAAATTAAattcaaaaagaagaaagcagaagaaatCAGGTATCAGCTGGTCAGAGAACAGAGTGGGAACCACCCTGAACGCCAGGAGTTGGCATGAAGGAAGCAATCCGTTTGAGCTGTTGATGGTGGAGACCTTGGAGAACGAGGAGGCCCCAGAGCTCAAATAA